One genomic window of Oncorhynchus clarkii lewisi isolate Uvic-CL-2024 chromosome 5, UVic_Ocla_1.0, whole genome shotgun sequence includes the following:
- the LOC139409470 gene encoding 3',5'-cyclic-AMP phosphodiesterase 4B isoform X4: protein MPEANYLLSVSWGYIKFKRMLNRELTHLSEMSRSGNQVSEFISNTFMDKQNDMDMPSVTPKEKAGRERKKQQQLMTQITGVKKVSYGPSLSNSSISRFGVKTDKEDMLSKELEDLNKWGLNIFTVSEYSEHRPLTCIMYAIFQERDLLKTFKIPTETFVAYMMTLEDHYHGDVAYHNSLHAADVAQSTHILLSTPALDAVFSDLEILAAIFAAAIHDVDHPGVSNQFLINTNSELALMYNDESVLENHHLAVGFKLLQEDNCDIFQSLTKKQRQSLRKMVIEMVLATDMSKHMSLLADLKTMVETKKVTSSGVLLLDNYTDRIQVLRNMVHCADLSNPTKSLELYRQWTDRIMEEFFHQGDRERERGMEISPMCDKHTASVEKSQVGFIDYIVHPLWETWADLVHPDAQDILDTLEDNRNWYQSMIPQSPSPPWATEQREQGGGEGGQVGDKFQFELTLEEEDSEGTEKDEQSQEDEEEEEDVLGESSRSPVDYFDCQDPEESMEPTSSIAIITHDASPTDT, encoded by the exons ACAAACAGAACGACATGGACATGCCATCTGTGACGCCCAAGGAGAAGGCTGGTCGGGAGAGGAAGAAGCAGCAACAGCTGATGACTCAGATCACTGGAGTGAAGAAGGTCTCTTATGGACCCTCCCTCTCCAACTCCTCCATCTCACGGTTCGGGGTCAAGACGGACAAGGAGGACATGCTGTCCAAGGAACTGGAGGATCTGAATAAGTGGGGGTTGAACATCTTTACCGTGTCAGAGTACTCCGAACATAGACCTCTCACCTGTATCATGTACGCCATCTTCCAG GAGAGAGACCTGCTGAAGACCTTTAAGATCCCGACAGAGACGTTTGTGGCGTACATGATGACCCTGGAGGACCATTACCATGGAGACGTGGCCTACCACAACAGCCTCCACGCGGCAGACGTGGCCCAGTCCACACACATCCTACTCTCTACACCAGCCCTCGAT GCGGTCTTCAGCGATCTAGAGATTTTGGCGGCCATCTTTGCTGCAGCAATCCATGATGTGGACCACCCAGGGGTGTCCAACCAGTTCCTCATCAATACCA ACTCTGAGCTGGCCCTGATGTACAACGATGAGTCCGTGTTAGAGAACCACCATCTAGCTGTGGGCTTCAAGCTGCTGCAGGAGGACAACTGTGACATCTTCCAGAGCCTGACCAAGAAGCAGAGGCAGAGCCTGAGGAAGATGGTCATCGAAATGGTTCTGGCCACTGACATGTCCAAGCACATGAGTCTGTTAGCTGACCTGAAGACCATGGTGGAGACCAAGAAGGTGACCAGCTCTGGGGTCCTGCTGCTGGACAACTACACCGACAGAATACAG GTGCTGAGGAACATGGTTCACTGTGCTGACCTGAGTAACCCGACCAAGTCCCTGGAGCTGTACCGTCAGTGGACCGACCGCATCATGGAGGAGTTCTTCcaccagggagacagggagagggagagaggcatggagatCAGCCCCATGTGTGACAAACACACTGCCTCAGTAGAGAAAAGCCAG gtgGGATTCATAGACTACATCGTCCACCCTCTGTGGGAGACGTGGGCTGACCTGGTGCACCCTGATGCTCAGGACATCCTGGACACTCTGGAGGACAACAGGAACTGGTACCAGAGCATGATTCCCCAGAGCCCCTCTCCTCCCTGGGCCACGGAGCAGCGTGAGCAGGGTGGAGGTGAAGGGGGCCAGGTGGGAGACAAGTTCCAGTTTGAACTCACCCTGGAGGAGGAGGACTCTGAGGGTAcagagaaagatgaacagagccaggaggatgaggaggaggaagaggatgtttTGGGGGAGTCGTCTCGGTCTCCGGTTGACTACTTTGACTGTCAGGACCCCGAGGAATCCATGGAGCCCACGTCATCCATAGCGATAATTACCCACGATGCATCACCCACAGACACTTAA
- the LOC139409470 gene encoding 3',5'-cyclic-AMP phosphodiesterase 4B isoform X3 — MGACCLEKKERKLGKLNGWRKFKRMLNRELTHLSEMSRSGNQVSEFISNTFMDKQNDMDMPSVTPKEKAGRERKKQQQLMTQITGVKKVSYGPSLSNSSISRFGVKTDKEDMLSKELEDLNKWGLNIFTVSEYSEHRPLTCIMYAIFQERDLLKTFKIPTETFVAYMMTLEDHYHGDVAYHNSLHAADVAQSTHILLSTPALDAVFSDLEILAAIFAAAIHDVDHPGVSNQFLINTNSELALMYNDESVLENHHLAVGFKLLQEDNCDIFQSLTKKQRQSLRKMVIEMVLATDMSKHMSLLADLKTMVETKKVTSSGVLLLDNYTDRIQVLRNMVHCADLSNPTKSLELYRQWTDRIMEEFFHQGDRERERGMEISPMCDKHTASVEKSQVGFIDYIVHPLWETWADLVHPDAQDILDTLEDNRNWYQSMIPQSPSPPWATEQREQGGGEGGQVGDKFQFELTLEEEDSEGTEKDEQSQEDEEEEEDVLGESSRSPVDYFDCQDPEESMEPTSSIAIITHDASPTDT, encoded by the exons ACAAACAGAACGACATGGACATGCCATCTGTGACGCCCAAGGAGAAGGCTGGTCGGGAGAGGAAGAAGCAGCAACAGCTGATGACTCAGATCACTGGAGTGAAGAAGGTCTCTTATGGACCCTCCCTCTCCAACTCCTCCATCTCACGGTTCGGGGTCAAGACGGACAAGGAGGACATGCTGTCCAAGGAACTGGAGGATCTGAATAAGTGGGGGTTGAACATCTTTACCGTGTCAGAGTACTCCGAACATAGACCTCTCACCTGTATCATGTACGCCATCTTCCAG GAGAGAGACCTGCTGAAGACCTTTAAGATCCCGACAGAGACGTTTGTGGCGTACATGATGACCCTGGAGGACCATTACCATGGAGACGTGGCCTACCACAACAGCCTCCACGCGGCAGACGTGGCCCAGTCCACACACATCCTACTCTCTACACCAGCCCTCGAT GCGGTCTTCAGCGATCTAGAGATTTTGGCGGCCATCTTTGCTGCAGCAATCCATGATGTGGACCACCCAGGGGTGTCCAACCAGTTCCTCATCAATACCA ACTCTGAGCTGGCCCTGATGTACAACGATGAGTCCGTGTTAGAGAACCACCATCTAGCTGTGGGCTTCAAGCTGCTGCAGGAGGACAACTGTGACATCTTCCAGAGCCTGACCAAGAAGCAGAGGCAGAGCCTGAGGAAGATGGTCATCGAAATGGTTCTGGCCACTGACATGTCCAAGCACATGAGTCTGTTAGCTGACCTGAAGACCATGGTGGAGACCAAGAAGGTGACCAGCTCTGGGGTCCTGCTGCTGGACAACTACACCGACAGAATACAG GTGCTGAGGAACATGGTTCACTGTGCTGACCTGAGTAACCCGACCAAGTCCCTGGAGCTGTACCGTCAGTGGACCGACCGCATCATGGAGGAGTTCTTCcaccagggagacagggagagggagagaggcatggagatCAGCCCCATGTGTGACAAACACACTGCCTCAGTAGAGAAAAGCCAG gtgGGATTCATAGACTACATCGTCCACCCTCTGTGGGAGACGTGGGCTGACCTGGTGCACCCTGATGCTCAGGACATCCTGGACACTCTGGAGGACAACAGGAACTGGTACCAGAGCATGATTCCCCAGAGCCCCTCTCCTCCCTGGGCCACGGAGCAGCGTGAGCAGGGTGGAGGTGAAGGGGGCCAGGTGGGAGACAAGTTCCAGTTTGAACTCACCCTGGAGGAGGAGGACTCTGAGGGTAcagagaaagatgaacagagccaggaggatgaggaggaggaagaggatgtttTGGGGGAGTCGTCTCGGTCTCCGGTTGACTACTTTGACTGTCAGGACCCCGAGGAATCCATGGAGCCCACGTCATCCATAGCGATAATTACCCACGATGCATCACCCACAGACACTTAA